In Panthera uncia isolate 11264 chromosome B3 unlocalized genomic scaffold, Puncia_PCG_1.0 HiC_scaffold_2, whole genome shotgun sequence, the following proteins share a genomic window:
- the PEX11A gene encoding peroxisomal membrane protein 11A, protein MDAFTRFTNQTQGRDRLFRATQYTCMLLRYLLEPKAGKENVVMKLKKLESSVSTGRKWFRLGNVVHAIQATQQSIHATALVPRLCLTLANLNRVVYFICDTILWVRSVGLASHVNKEKWRMWAARHYCCSLLLSLARDLYEISLQMEQAARDGAEREKSPPQDPPGYSVADEETEWLQSFLLLLFRSLRKHPPLLLDTVKNFCDILNPLDQLGIYKSNPGIIGLGGLVSSLAGIVIVAYPHMKLKTQ, encoded by the exons agCCACTCAGTACACATGCATGTTGCTTAGATATTTGTTAGAGCCTAAAGCTGGCAAAGAGAACGTGGTAATGAAGCTCAAGAAACTGGAGTCCAGTGTGAGCACTGGCCGTAAAT GGTTCAGGCTGGGCAACGTGGTCCATGCCATACAGGCGACTCAGCAGAGCATTCACGCCACTGCCCTGGTGCCCCGCCTCTGCCTCACGTTAGCCAACTTGAACCGCGTGGTTTATTTCATCTGCGATACCATCCTCTGGGTGAGGAGCGTAGGGCTCGCCTCGCACGTTAACAAAGAGAAATGGCGAATGTGGGCTGCCCGCCATTACTGCTGTTCTCTCCTGCTGAGCCTGGCCAGGGATCTGTACGAAATCTCCCTGCAGATGGAACAGGCGGCACGAgacggggcagagagggagaaatcaCCACCTCAGGACCCTCCGGGGTACAGCGTGGCCGACGAGGAGACAGAGTGGCTCcagtcctttctccttctcttgttCCGGTCTCTGAGGAAGCATCCTCCCTTGCTCCTGGACACGGTGAAGAACTTCTGCGATATCTTGAACCCCTTGGACCAGTTGGGGATCTATAAGTCCAATCCTGGCATCATTGGACTCGGAGGCCTTGTGTCGTCTCTAGCAGGCATCGTCATTGTGGCGTATCCTCACATGAAGCTGAAGACGCAGTGA